One Drosophila willistoni isolate 14030-0811.24 chromosome XL unlocalized genomic scaffold, UCI_dwil_1.1 Seg142, whole genome shotgun sequence genomic window, gacaaaaattgtcaaaaaagaaaactaaatcaACTTGAAGAAAGGCAAAACAACGCCTCCGACATTATAACTTTTGAAATTACTTTTACATTTAATCAATGATTTAATTATTGTCAATAATCGAAACCGGTTATCTAATTTTAGTTTCATCTGTTgacattgtttgtttgtttgtttcgaATTAGATGTTTTTGCCATAGTTTGTCGTTTTGTGTACTGTGTCCAATTGTTTCGTAATTCcatttatgtacatttgtGTGTTGTCTACATGGGTATATAGATTATTGTTGTGTGTTCTATTACATAGAAAATGTAATTGCCAAAAAGTTGCTCTCCGCTCGACATTTTTCATCGTGTTTGTCCTCCCTCTCTATCGTGTCTCCCCGACCGACCCGACCCGACCCAAGCATTCAATTCTCATTCATTACATCATTTTACATGTTGTGGCCCccgatatataatttttggttACATATTTTGTTTCTGCTCTCAGATGAATGGCGATGATAGCTGGTACTATGAGGATATTCAATTGGAGCGCGGTAACTCTGGCCTGGGCTTCTCCATAGCTGGCGGCACAGACAATCCTCATATTGGCACTGACACCTccatatatataacaaaactGATACCTGGCGGTGCCGCCGCTGCCGATGGTCGGCTGAGTATTAACGATATCATTATATCAGTCAATGAGGTATCTGTGGTGAATGTGCCACATGCCTCGGCTGTGGATGCACTGAAGAAAGCCGGCAATGCGGTCAAGTTACATGTGAAACGAAAACGTGGAACAGGTACAGCAGGAGGAACTAGTGGAACTGGCAGCACTCCAGTtgcaccagcagcagctgaTGTCAGAGATGGTGGATCCGGAACAAAGGTCATTGAAATCGATTTGGTTAAAGGTGGCAAAGGATTGGGATTCTCGATAGCCGGTGGCATTGGTAATCAGCATATACCCGGTGATAATGGCATCTATGTGACCAAGCTAATGGATGGTGGAGCTGCTCAAGTGGATGGTCGTCTCGCGATTGGCGATAAACTGATAGGAGTACGCACGAATGGTGTAAGTGCAATATACCAAatcaaaccaaacaaaacaatttccctcacattttgaacatttttttcctgttttttttgtatcattaTTTTGCAGAGTGAAAAGAATCTGGAGAACGTTACCCATGAACTGGCAGTGGCCACTCTGAAATCGATAACCGATAAAGTGACTTTAATTGTGGGCAAAATGCAGCATTTGACCACCAGTGCATCATTGCAATCGGGTGGAGGTGGTGGACAATTGAATCAATCGCAGTCCCAGTTAGCGACAAGTCAGAGCCAAAGTCAAGTGCAGCAGCAAGCCAATTCTCAGTCAACAGGTGCGCTTAACAATGTTGGACAGACAGTTGTTGATTCatcacagcaacaacaacaacaaccacaatcatcaccacaacaacaacaacaaacaccaACAGCATCAGTCATTTCAACAAGCACCACCAATTTAACcacaaacagcaacaaattgCAGCCGCTTTTAGCTAAtaacatcagcaacagcagcagcagcagcaacaacaacagtagtcagagcaacagcaacaactataGCAGCAATAgtaaaatcaacaacaacaacagcaattcaACAACGGCTACAACAATACAACCATCACccgcctctgcctctgcctttGCTTCCGCCTCCGCCTTAGCCTCTTCCCATATCGCATTGCCGCCCATAGTTGGCAATAATGCAGAATCCAATCGCTCCCAATCACCCCTGCCGCGCCGTAAGcgaatttttttgttttttgttttattaccaaataacccaaaacaaaaaaaaaaaaagaaatgaatggcaaacaaaaaaaaaggaaaaaaagagtTCTCTGGCATTAATGTCCTTGTAGAATGTCTTTGGCATAGATTTTTGATTGAAAATTGATAAAGTTTTTATCTAGTAGGCCATAAAATGTCAATTAGAATCGCTGTGGGATATATCTAATCAGTTTGATCAGTTATAGAAGACAACTAGTAACCATAAAGAATTTCTAGCTAACAGGCAATTAAAACTTTCAACTCTAgatttctcaattttttttttttgcgtttttacGATATTTTTCGATTACACATTAAACTGAAACCTAAATCGAAGAAGAACTTAAGGCAATTGTGGTAATAAAGTGGGGAAATTATAAATAGAAATTGCTAAACCATTTAAGCCCCTCGAAGTTTAAGAAATTTTCTGAGAACTTGTTGTATggaaaaattgttaatttttttcaatatacaactttttaacttaaattaaatGCTCCAAATGACAATAATTTAGACTACTATCAtcatattatattttttgtgttgaaAGTTGACATGAGATTATCTAGTGTGTCCCGCCACCCTTAAAGTTGGACCCTTTCCACCCTCCTCATTAATTAATAGGTGACTTGAAGTACTCTTTAGTGTCAGAAGGGATCAAACTGTCTTTAATaagcgattttttttttttttgcatttatgccagaaactttttgttttttttttttttttttgaaaatttggaATACCATTTAAGAGAATTAAATTTCAACTATTACTACATATTTTTAACTCTGACTCTTTCCTTTTCTACCTTCTACCACTACCACTTCCGACTTTTCCTGCATTTTCTCCTCGCCTAAATagtaacaaaaataaataataataacgataataacaataatagaaaaagaaaacaaaaataatgctATTGCTGCTATATGTATGTGGCCGATCGAACatgcatatatacacacacatacacacacacacacacaaaagaaacatacatacctatatacatatatatatatacatacatacatatatgtttttatatCTACTCTATGTTACCCTCTGTTGTCCTCCTATTTATATCTATCAGCCACTAGAGTATGATTTACCCACCCATAACACCACAACCACTGtcaccaccaccacaaccacacccacacccactaTCCACCATAATGCTGTGTAGGAAAACGCTTGCACAGTTGTTGTCCTTTCAGTCCGCCGCCGCCGTCTAGGCTAAAGCTGCTCATTTCGTGCTATTGATGTACTATATCTATTATCTATATCTATTCATCAAGAAagcattttctttctttttttacaacaaacaaatttcaattcaattatattggtgtgtgtgtgtgtgtgcgtttagcgaattttctttaattcacGCATGAATAGActtttctgtctctttctctgtgtgggtatgtgtgtgtgcgctgcgtgtgagtatgtgtgtgtgggcgtgcgtttatgtgtgtgtatgtggtgTCTCTCTTTCTACAAATATCTCAAGTTCTTcttgaattaaaatttagttacggctgtttttttattttttttttgtgctgtgttcgtatttctttttttttatttttaacacaTGAAGCGATGCATTACTTTTTGTCTCTATTTCACTGTGTTTCATTTGTTCTTGTTCTCTTTAACTCTAATTTCGTTtacttttctctctctctgtctgtctcttgAGTTTCTCGCTGTGTCTCAACTGTTTCTGTTCAGTCATCTGAACGCGTCGTTGTCCTTCTTCTATTCTCTGAAGAAGTTTACCTAGAATTCTATTCTACATATTACTAATTAGCTTTCTCTTTcatgtcgttttttttttctgtgtgttttctctatatatattttatattgtggttgataaaataaaataataaatgccCATTTCGCAAATCGCAAATAGAGCCTGGCTCCAGATATGCATCGACGAATGTTTTGGCCGCTGTGCCACCAGGCACACCGCGAGCAGTCAGCACCGAGGACATCACAAGGTGAGTTAGATGAATCTAACAATAATTACAATGTCTTTCTCACTCTGCCTCTCTCCGATCGTATAGAGAACCCCGCACTATTACCATTAAGAAGGGACCACAAGGTCTAGGCTTTAATATTGTTGGTGGCGAGGATGGTCAGGGCATTTATGTGTCATTTATATTGGCTGGTGGTCCAGCCGATTTGGGCTCTGAACTAAAACGTGGCGATCAGCTGTTGAGTGTTAATAATGGCAATCTAACGCATGCCACGCATGAGGAGGCAGCCCAGGCCTTAAAAGTAAGTAACTAAATGTATGTCTCTCTGACTGACTAACTAACAAAAACCTTCTTTCGCTTAGACATCTGGTGGCGTGGTCACTTTGGTGGCTCAGTATAGACCCGAGGAATACAATCGATTTGAAGCACGCATACAGGAGCTTAAGCAGCAAGCCGCTTTAGGAGCTGGCAGTGGTTCGGGCACATTGTTACGCACCACACAGAAACGATCGCTATATGTGCGCGCCCTATTCGACTACGATCCGAATCGTGATGATGGACTACCATCGCGAGGTCTGCCCTTCAAGCATGGCGATATATTGCATGTGACCAATGCCTCGGATGATGAATGGTGGCAAGCGCGACGTGTTCTCGGTGACAATGAAGATGAACAGATTGGTATTGTGCCATCAAAGAGGCGTTGGGAGCGCAAAATGCGGGCACGTGATCGCAGTGTCAAGTTCCAGGGTCATGCGGCGCCAAACAATAATATGGATAAGGTGAGTGTTGGGAGTGGGGAGGAATATTGACATTCAATGGATTTAATTTGCTACTTTATCGTTGCAGCAATCGACATTGGATCGTAAGAAAAAGAATTTCACATTTTCACGTAAATTTCCATTTATGAAGAGTCGCGATGAAAAGAATGAAGATGGCAGCGATCAAGAGCgtaagtaaagtaaagtaaagtaaagcaAAACGAAAAGTTTCTTAATCAAATGTGACAGCGTAAAGGAAAGTAGGTTATACAGGTTCATTTCCTGCTGCAATTTGTCCTTCAATTCAACGTGTGCCGTCTGTACTTATTTTAGTTTCTTCTGTCagacttatatatatatatatctttctAAATGTCCTTTGTTTATTCTCAAAGTCATTGAAATTTGCGTGTGCTGCTGCTCTGATTCTATATGTGCGTCTGTCTGTGTgcgtctgtctgtgtgtgtgtgtgtgtgtgacagctataatgatatatatattcatctGGGCTGATAATTGTGGTTTAATTTActctaatttatttttgtagtctaaattatttaatagtttttctataattttttattaagcAGGGAACCACCGACACCAACATAATAgttaatatgtatattaaatcgtctttatttttttttattttttaatctAATGATTTTTTTGATATAACAAGTTATAAACGGATCCAGAAGGGTGTCAGGGGGGTTGGGACTCTCCCCACTCCCTTTTCACCCGCTTTTTTCGCTTGTCTAGTGAATTTTTGAACATCTTCAAACTGACAAAATGCTCGCTTGAAATATTCTTGAATTTCCTAAGCCAATTATCTGAATTTTCTTGAGCTTATCCTTGCTCTCTAGTTGTTATcctttcttgttttgtttttcacgTAAAACTCATTAGAATATAAGGAGATTAGATTAATTAAACCAAAAGACAAAGTCTTAACCTGAGAGTCAATCCCAATTTATACAGAAATGTTCCCAATTTTGCCCCGCCCTTATATAGAATAACAAAAGGTGTGTCTTAAAGCCTACTTAAGTTAATTTTTGGTTATTGttgattattttatttgtgtcTAGCAATAAGCCGAATATCGtaaatgttataaaaaaaaaaaccaaaatataagttttatgatttatttaatacaGAGTTtatcaataaaacaaaacaaaaaaaaatcttgttgaaatcaaaaatttaaaattttgttttgtttaagtttttttttttttttttttttttttttttttttttataataaatttaacttAGTTGCACTTCCTCCTCTTCTTGTGTCGTCTCTGGGAATGTGTTGAAGTGTCATTTggtttgtgtgtctgtgtgtgttttcccccatttgtttttttttccccttttaaATCCTTTAATTAAATTCGATCAATACCGAattgagtttttttcttttgttaatttaatgcatacattttattatattatatacattgtttttattgtattggtttctgtttattttttattttatttccataTGTGATGTTATTCCTCGCCCCGAAAAACATAATCATACAATATCATCGAACCCcccaatcacacacacacacacatatatacaccgATTTGTGATTGTCCTTGTGTGGGTTTTTAGTCAATGGAGTTATAAGCAGCACCAGCGAAATTGACATTAATAATGTTAACAACAATCAGGCGTCAACTGAACCGCAACGTAAGTTTACCCCGCCCCTCGTCCCTAAGAAAACGAGATCTGTGTGTAATACTATATCTATTCAATATCTCTCActaactatattatatatatatatatatatatatttgtatatgacATTTGTGTAAGCTCGGCGGGTTCTATATTGGTGTATAAGATGTATGGCTTCTTGTATTAGAGCATATTCGTGCATACTTTcgtacatacttacatacatatgtacatcgatacatacatacacatatgtatattcatcaATCAATTCAATCAGCGTGTCACGGTTATGGTCTACGGCTGCGGCTCTTCGCATTATTCTCATTATTTTAACTCACTGTACTAACCGTTATCGTTtatcgtatatatatatatacgatatgtatgtatgtagtttaGGTGCCTGGGAAAAGCTATATAAAAACGATAAATGATAAATCCATACaagaacaaacaaaactgAATCATATTTGATTGCTTTTGATCAGACTAATTGCTTATTATCTATCTATCCTATCCcgactgtctctctctctctctctctctgtcataCAATGtctgtatctctctctctccctctatgTCTTTTCTCCTGATCATCCTGTAACTAATTCTTACAATCAAACatgaaattaatatatatatacactactGATCTATCtgactatatatatacacaaaaacacacacacaactatACTATTATTTAACTGACCAACAAATATCGTATATCTTTTTTCgattctctttttttcgtttatttctctttctctctctttctctctgtcttcctttctc contains:
- the LOC6644661 gene encoding disks large 1 tumor suppressor protein isoform X16 — its product is MIDWVSIVRHSRRRFSNYVGSRSPVRMRRRRRQLTAPPPATPAATSQQQQQQQHQSRSHEKKEKDEKNSNSSRCGGGGGGSRYACCCANNQRMRIESDNENVTTGAATETGAGGEYANPQSQQKQQRNSRSPQQQQQQSQTANSTARSGSQTMNGDDSWYYEDIQLERGNSGLGFSIAGGTDNPHIGTDTSIYITKLIPGGAAAADGRLSINDIIISVNEVSVVNVPHASAVDALKKAGNAVKLHVKRKRGTGTAGGTSGTGSTPVAPAAADVRDGGSGTKVIEIDLVKGGKGLGFSIAGGIGNQHIPGDNGIYVTKLMDGGAAQVDGRLAIGDKLIGVRTNGSEKNLENVTHELAVATLKSITDKVTLIVGKMQHLTTSASLQSGGGGGQLNQSQSQLATSQSQSQVQQQANSQSTEPGSRYASTNVLAAVPPGTPRAVSTEDITREPRTITIKKGPQGLGFNIVGGEDGQGIYVSFILAGGPADLGSELKRGDQLLSVNNGNLTHATHEEAAQALKTSGGVVTLVAQYRPEEYNRFEARIQELKQQAALGAGSGSGTLLRTTQKRSLYVRALFDYDPNRDDGLPSRGLPFKHGDILHVTNASDDEWWQARRVLGDNEDEQIGIVPSKRRWERKMRARDRSVKFQGHAAPNNNMDKQSTLDRKKKNFTFSRKFPFMKSRDEKNEDGSDQEPFMLCYTQDDANAEGASEENVLSYEAVQRLSINYTRPVIILGPLKDRINDDLISEYPDKFGSCVPHTTRPKREYEVDGRDYHFVSSREQMERDIQNHLFIEAGQYNDNLYGTSVASVREVAEKGKHCILDVSGNAIKRLQVAQLYPVAVFIKPKSVDSVMEMNRRMTEEQAKKTYERAIKMEQEFGEYFTGVVQGDTIEEIYSKVKSMIWSQSGPTIWVPSKESL
- the LOC6644661 gene encoding disks large 1 tumor suppressor protein isoform X12, with the translated sequence MTTRKKKRQDGGGSGGGGGFIKKVSSLFNLDSIHKASSTKMNGDDSWYYEDIQLERGNSGLGFSIAGGTDNPHIGTDTSIYITKLIPGGAAAADGRLSINDIIISVNEVSVVNVPHASAVDALKKAGNAVKLHVKRKRGTGTAGGTSGTGSTPVAPAAADVRDGGSGTKVIEIDLVKGGKGLGFSIAGGIGNQHIPGDNGIYVTKLMDGGAAQVDGRLAIGDKLIGVRTNGSEKNLENVTHELAVATLKSITDKVTLIVGKMQHLTTSASLQSGGGGGQLNQSQSQLATSQSQSQVQQQANSQSTGALNNVGQTVVDSSQQQQQQPQSSPQQQQQTPTASVISTSTTNLTTNSNKLQPLLANNISNSSSSSNNNSSQSNSNNYSSNSKINNNNSNSTTATTIQPSPASASAFASASALASSHIALPPIVGNNAESNRSQSPLPRQPGSRYASTNVLAAVPPGTPRAVSTEDITREPRTITIKKGPQGLGFNIVGGEDGQGIYVSFILAGGPADLGSELKRGDQLLSVNNGNLTHATHEEAAQALKTSGGVVTLVAQYRPEEYNRFEARIQELKQQAALGAGSGSGTLLRTTQKRSLYVRALFDYDPNRDDGLPSRGLPFKHGDILHVTNASDDEWWQARRVLGDNEDEQIGIVPSKRRWERKMRARDRSVKFQGHAAPNNNMDKQSTLDRKKKNFTFSRKFPFMKSRDEKNEDGSDQELNGVISSTSEIDINNVNNNQASTEPQPSEENVLSYEAVQRLSINYTRPVIILGPLKDRINDDLISEYPDKFGSCVPHTTRPKREYEVDGRDYHFVSSREQMERDIQNHLFIEAGQYNDNLYGTSVASVREVAEKGKHCILDVSGNAIKRLQVAQLYPVAVFIKPKSVDSVMEMNRRMTEEQAKKTYERAIKMEQEFGEYFTGVVQGDTIEEIYSKVKSMIWSQSGPTIWVPSKESL
- the LOC6644661 gene encoding disks large 1 tumor suppressor protein isoform X14, encoding MTTRKKKRQDGGGSGGGGGFIKKVSSLFNLDSMNGDDSWYYEDIQLERGNSGLGFSIAGGTDNPHIGTDTSIYITKLIPGGAAAADGRLSINDIIISVNEVSVVNVPHASAVDALKKAGNAVKLHVKRKRGTGTAGGTSGTGSTPVAPAAADVRDGGSGTKVIEIDLVKGGKGLGFSIAGGIGNQHIPGDNGIYVTKLMDGGAAQVDGRLAIGDKLIGVRTNGSEKNLENVTHELAVATLKSITDKVTLIVGKMQHLTTSASLQSGGGGGQLNQSQSQLATSQSQSQVQQQANSQSTGALNNVGQTVVDSSQQQQQQPQSSPQQQQQTPTASVISTSTTNLTTNSNKLQPLLANNISNSSSSSNNNSSQSNSNNYSSNSKINNNNSNSTTATTIQPSPASASAFASASALASSHIALPPIVGNNAESNRSQSPLPRQPGSRYASTNVLAAVPPGTPRAVSTEDITREPRTITIKKGPQGLGFNIVGGEDGQGIYVSFILAGGPADLGSELKRGDQLLSVNNGNLTHATHEEAAQALKTSGGVVTLVAQYRPEEYNRFEARIQELKQQAALGAGSGSGTLLRTTQKRSLYVRALFDYDPNRDDGLPSRGLPFKHGDILHVTNASDDEWWQARRVLGDNEDEQIGIVPSKRRWERKMRARDRSVKFQGHAAPNNNMDKQSTLDRKKKNFTFSRKFPFMKSRDEKNEDGSDQELNGVISSTSEIDINNVNNNQASTEPQPSEENVLSYEAVQRLSINYTRPVIILGPLKDRINDDLISEYPDKFGSCVPHTTRPKREYEVDGRDYHFVSSREQMERDIQNHLFIEAGQYNDNLYGTSVASVREVAEKGKHCILDVSGNAIKRLQVAQLYPVAVFIKPKSVDSVMEMNRRMTEEQAKKTYERAIKMEQEFGEYFTGVVQGDTIEEIYSKVKSMIWSQSGPTIWVPSKESL
- the LOC6644661 gene encoding disks large 1 tumor suppressor protein isoform X7; this translates as MPVKKQEAHRALELLEDYHARLSEPQDRALRVAIERVIRIFKSRLFQALLDIQEFYELTLLDDSKSIQQKTVETLQIATKWEKDGQSVKIADNQRMRIESDNENVTTGAATETGAGGEYANPQSQQKQQRNSRSPQQQQQQSQTANSTARSGSQTIHKASSTKMNGDDSWYYEDIQLERGNSGLGFSIAGGTDNPHIGTDTSIYITKLIPGGAAAADGRLSINDIIISVNEVSVVNVPHASAVDALKKAGNAVKLHVKRKRGTGTAGGTSGTGSTPVAPAAADVRDGGSGTKVIEIDLVKGGKGLGFSIAGGIGNQHIPGDNGIYVTKLMDGGAAQVDGRLAIGDKLIGVRTNGSEKNLENVTHELAVATLKSITDKVTLIVGKMQHLTTSASLQSGGGGGQLNQSQSQLATSQSQSQVQQQANSQSTEPGSRYASTNVLAAVPPGTPRAVSTEDITREPRTITIKKGPQGLGFNIVGGEDGQGIYVSFILAGGPADLGSELKRGDQLLSVNNGNLTHATHEEAAQALKTSGGVVTLVAQYRPEEYNRFEARIQELKQQAALGAGSGSGTLLRTTQKRSLYVRALFDYDPNRDDGLPSRGLPFKHGDILHVTNASDDEWWQARRVLGDNEDEQIGIVPSKRRWERKMRARDRSVKFQGHAAPNNNMDKQSTLDRKKKNFTFSRKFPFMKSRDEKNEDGSDQELNGVISSTSEIDINNVNNNQASTEPQPFMLCYTQDDANAEGGEIIYRVELPDMEQITLIYLENNDADYPSEENVLSYEAVQRLSINYTRPVIILGPLKDRINDDLISEYPDKFGSCVPHTTRPKREYEVDGRDYHFVSSREQMERDIQNHLFIEAGQYNDNLYGTSVASVREVAEKGKHCILDVSGNAIKRLQVAQLYPVAVFIKPKSVDSVMEMNRRMTEEQAKKTYERAIKMEQEFGEYFTGVVQGDTIEEIYSKVKSMIWSQSGPTIWVPSKESL
- the LOC6644661 gene encoding disks large 1 tumor suppressor protein isoform X15 is translated as MPVKKQEAHRALELLEDYHARLSEPQDRALRVAIERVIRIFKSRLFQALLDIQEFYELTLLDDSKSIQQKTVETLQIATKWEKDGQSVKIADNQRMRIESDNENVTTGAATETGAGGEYANPQSQQKQQRNSRSPQQQQQQSQTANSTARSGSQTMNGDDSWYYEDIQLERGNSGLGFSIAGGTDNPHIGTDTSIYITKLIPGGAAAADGRLSINDIIISVNEVSVVNVPHASAVDALKKAGNAVKLHVKRKRGTGTAGGTSGTGSTPVAPAAADVRDGGSGTKVIEIDLVKGGKGLGFSIAGGIGNQHIPGDNGIYVTKLMDGGAAQVDGRLAIGDKLIGVRTNGSEKNLENVTHELAVATLKSITDKVTLIVGKMQHLTTSASLQSGGGGGQLNQSQSQLATSQSQSQVQQQANSQSTEPGSRYASTNVLAAVPPGTPRAVSTEDITREPRTITIKKGPQGLGFNIVGGEDGQGIYVSFILAGGPADLGSELKRGDQLLSVNNGNLTHATHEEAAQALKTSGGVVTLVAQYRPEEYNRFEARIQELKQQAALGAGSGSGTLLRTTQKRSLYVRALFDYDPNRDDGLPSRGLPFKHGDILHVTNASDDEWWQARRVLGDNEDEQIGIVPSKRRWERKMRARDRSVKFQGHAAPNNNMDKQSTLDRKKKNFTFSRKFPFMKSRDEKNEDGSDQEPFMLCYTQDDANAEGASEENVLSYEAVQRLSINYTRPVIILGPLKDRINDDLISEYPDKFGSCVPHTTRPKREYEVDGRDYHFVSSREQMERDIQNHLFIEAGQYNDNLYGTSVASVREVAEKGKHCILDVSGNAIKRLQVAQLYPVAVFIKPKSVDSVMEMNRRMTEEQAKKTYERAIKMEQEFGEYFTGVVQGDTIEEIYSKVKSMIWSQSGPTIWVPSKESL
- the LOC6644661 gene encoding disks large 1 tumor suppressor protein isoform X8, coding for MIDWVSIVRHSRRRFSNYVGSRSPVRMRRRRRQLTAPPPATPAATSQQQQQQQHQSRSHEKKEKDEKNSNSSRCGGGGGGSRYACCCANNQRMRIESDNENVTTGAATETGAGGEYANPQSQQKQQRNSRSPQQQQQQSQTANSTARSGSQTIHKASSTKMNGDDSWYYEDIQLERGNSGLGFSIAGGTDNPHIGTDTSIYITKLIPGGAAAADGRLSINDIIISVNEVSVVNVPHASAVDALKKAGNAVKLHVKRKRGTGTAGGTSGTGSTPVAPAAADVRDGGSGTKVIEIDLVKGGKGLGFSIAGGIGNQHIPGDNGIYVTKLMDGGAAQVDGRLAIGDKLIGVRTNGSEKNLENVTHELAVATLKSITDKVTLIVGKMQHLTTSASLQSGGGGGQLNQSQSQLATSQSQSQVQQQANSQSTEPGSRYASTNVLAAVPPGTPRAVSTEDITREPRTITIKKGPQGLGFNIVGGEDGQGIYVSFILAGGPADLGSELKRGDQLLSVNNGNLTHATHEEAAQALKTSGGVVTLVAQYRPEEYNRFEARIQELKQQAALGAGSGSGTLLRTTQKRSLYVRALFDYDPNRDDGLPSRGLPFKHGDILHVTNASDDEWWQARRVLGDNEDEQIGIVPSKRRWERKMRARDRSVKFQGHAAPNNNMDKQSTLDRKKKNFTFSRKFPFMKSRDEKNEDGSDQELNGVISSTSEIDINNVNNNQASTEPQPFMLCYTQDDANAEGGEIIYRVELPDMEQITLIYLENNDADYPSEENVLSYEAVQRLSINYTRPVIILGPLKDRINDDLISEYPDKFGSCVPHTTRPKREYEVDGRDYHFVSSREQMERDIQNHLFIEAGQYNDNLYGTSVASVREVAEKGKHCILDVSGNAIKRLQVAQLYPVAVFIKPKSVDSVMEMNRRMTEEQAKKTYERAIKMEQEFGEYFTGVVQGDTIEEIYSKVKSMIWSQSGPTIWVPSKESL
- the LOC6644661 gene encoding disks large 1 tumor suppressor protein isoform X13, with translation MPVKKQEAHRALELLEDYHARLSEPQDRALRVAIERVIRIFKSRLFQALLDIQEFYELTLLDDSKSIQQKTVETLQIATKWEKDGQSVKIADNQRMRIESDNENVTTGAATETGAGGEYANPQSQQKQQRNSRSPQQQQQQSQTANSTARSGSQTIHKASSTKMNGDDSWYYEDIQLERGNSGLGFSIAGGTDNPHIGTDTSIYITKLIPGGAAAADGRLSINDIIISVNEVSVVNVPHASAVDALKKAGNAVKLHVKRKRGTGTAGGTSGTGSTPVAPAAADVRDGGSGTKVIEIDLVKGGKGLGFSIAGGIGNQHIPGDNGIYVTKLMDGGAAQVDGRLAIGDKLIGVRTNGSEKNLENVTHELAVATLKSITDKVTLIVGKMQHLTTSASLQSGGGGGQLNQSQSQLATSQSQSQVQQQANSQSTEPGSRYASTNVLAAVPPGTPRAVSTEDITREPRTITIKKGPQGLGFNIVGGEDGQGIYVSFILAGGPADLGSELKRGDQLLSVNNGNLTHATHEEAAQALKTSGGVVTLVAQYRPEEYNRFEARIQELKQQAALGAGSGSGTLLRTTQKRSLYVRALFDYDPNRDDGLPSRGLPFKHGDILHVTNASDDEWWQARRVLGDNEDEQIGIVPSKRRWERKMRARDRSVKFQGHAAPNNNMDKQSTLDRKKKNFTFSRKFPFMKSRDEKNEDGSDQEPFMLCYTQDDANAEGGEIIYRVELPDMEQITLIYLENNDADYPSEENVLSYEAVQRLSINYTRPVIILGPLKDRINDDLISEYPDKFGSCVPHTTRPKREYEVDGRDYHFVSSREQMERDIQNHLFIEAGQYNDNLYGTSVASVREVAEKGKHCILDVSGNAIKRLQVAQLYPVAVFIKPKSVDSVMEMNRRMTEEQAKKTYERAIKMEQEFGEYFTGVVQGDTIEEIYSKVKSMIWSQSGPTIWVPSKESL
- the LOC6644661 gene encoding disks large 1 tumor suppressor protein isoform X9; this encodes MPVKKQEAHRALELLEDYHARLSEPQDRALRVAIERVIRIFKSRLFQALLDIQEFYELTLLDDSKSIQQKTVETLQIATKWEKDGQSVKIADFIETSNVVNRNCVYDFNNDANQCQTLNQNQNIHSAAAHAEALSRTFKNELEEILNQRMRIESDNENVTTGAATETGAGGEYANPQSQQKQQRNSRSPQQQQQQSQTANSTARSGSQTMNGDDSWYYEDIQLERGNSGLGFSIAGGTDNPHIGTDTSIYITKLIPGGAAAADGRLSINDIIISVNEVSVVNVPHASAVDALKKAGNAVKLHVKRKRGTGTAGGTSGTGSTPVAPAAADVRDGGSGTKVIEIDLVKGGKGLGFSIAGGIGNQHIPGDNGIYVTKLMDGGAAQVDGRLAIGDKLIGVRTNGSEKNLENVTHELAVATLKSITDKVTLIVGKMQHLTTSASLQSGGGGGQLNQSQSQLATSQSQSQVQQQANSQSTEPGSRYASTNVLAAVPPGTPRAVSTEDITREPRTITIKKGPQGLGFNIVGGEDGQGIYVSFILAGGPADLGSELKRGDQLLSVNNGNLTHATHEEAAQALKTSGGVVTLVAQYRPEEYNRFEARIQELKQQAALGAGSGSGTLLRTTQKRSLYVRALFDYDPNRDDGLPSRGLPFKHGDILHVTNASDDEWWQARRVLGDNEDEQIGIVPSKRRWERKMRARDRSVKFQGHAAPNNNMDKQSTLDRKKKNFTFSRKFPFMKSRDEKNEDGSDQEPFMLCYTQDDANAEGASEENVLSYEAVQRLSINYTRPVIILGPLKDRINDDLISEYPDKFGSCVPHTTRPKREYEVDGRDYHFVSSREQMERDIQNHLFIEAGQYNDNLYGTSVASVREVAEKGKHCILDVSGNAIKRLQVAQLYPVAVFIKPKSVDSVMEMNRRMTEEQAKKTYERAIKMEQEFGEYFTGVVQGDTIEEIYSKVKSMIWSQSGPTIWVPSKESL